The Streptomyces sp. ICC1 DNA window GTTGGCGGGAGCCAGATCGACGACGGGGGTGCTGGCCCTGTTGCCGGTGGTCGGTCTGCTGATCGGCACCGGGCTGGGGGCCGATCCGCTGCGGGTGCTGCTGCACACGCCGGTCGGGTGGGGCTGCCTGCTGGCGGGGACGGCGCTGGAGGCCCTGGGGCTGCTGTGGTGCCGGCGGATCGTACGGACGGGGGAGCGGTGATGGGCGGCTTCGCGATCCACAGCCTGGGGATGGCGCTGTGCTTCGCGGCGGCCCTGTGCACGGGCTCGGCGCTGGCGGCGCGAATCCGGGAGCGGGCGGCCCGGCGGCGGCTCACGGCCCTGCTCGCGGTGGAGGCGGCGCGCCGCCGGCCGCCGTTCGCACCCGGGCTGCGCGGCGCGGTGGCCGCGTGGGCCGGGCCGGTCGGGGCGCTGGCGGTGGCCTGGGCGCTGATCGGCGGACTCCTCGGAGCGGCGGCGGGCTGCGCCGCGGCCTTCGGGGTCCGCAGATGGCTCGCGAGACCCCGGCCGGCTTCGGGGGCGGATCCCGGGGAGATCGAGCGTCAGCTCCCGTTCGCCGCCGACCTGTTGGCCGCCTGCCTGGCGGCCGGAGCCGGGCCGGTCGACGCCGCCGAGGTGGTGGGCGAGTCGCTGGGCGGCCCGGTGGGCGAGCGGCTGGCCCTGGCCGGGGCGGAGCTGCGGCTCGGCGGAGAACCGGGAGCCGCGTGGGGGAGGTTGGCGGAGATACCGGGTGCCCGCGGGCTGGCCGAATGCCTGGAGCGCTCCGCCCGTACGGGGGCTCCCGCGGCCGAACCGGTCTCCCGGCTCGCGGCGGCGCTCAGGGCGGACCGGACGCGCCGCGCGGGAGCCGGGGCGCAGCGGGCGGCGGTCCTGGTCACCGCGCCGGTGGGGCTGTGCTTCCTCCCCGCATTCCTCGCGATCGGAGTGGCGCCCGTGGTGATCGGAATGGCGTCCGGGCTCCTCTCGGGAACCTGAAACACCGAC harbors:
- a CDS encoding type II secretion system F family protein, with translation MGGFAIHSLGMALCFAAALCTGSALAARIRERAARRRLTALLAVEAARRRPPFAPGLRGAVAAWAGPVGALAVAWALIGGLLGAAAGCAAAFGVRRWLARPRPASGADPGEIERQLPFAADLLAACLAAGAGPVDAAEVVGESLGGPVGERLALAGAELRLGGEPGAAWGRLAEIPGARGLAECLERSARTGAPAAEPVSRLAAALRADRTRRAGAGAQRAAVLVTAPVGLCFLPAFLAIGVAPVVIGMASGLLSGT